Proteins from a single region of Hordeum vulgare subsp. vulgare chromosome 6H, MorexV3_pseudomolecules_assembly, whole genome shotgun sequence:
- the LOC123403568 gene encoding histone H2A-like: protein MDASATVAAGKGKKGAAGRKAGGPRKKSVSRSVKSGLQFPVSRIGRFLKKGRYAQRVGSGAPVYLAAVLEYLAAELLELAGNAAKDNKKSRITPRHLLLAIRNDEELGKLLAGITIAHGGVIPNINPVLLPKKTAEKSPKELKSPKKTAKSPKKA, encoded by the coding sequence ATGGACGCCTCAGCCACCGTAGCCGCCGGGAAGGGGAAGAAGGGCGCGGCCGGGCGCAAGGCCGGCGGTCCCAGGAAGAAGTCCGTGTCGCGGTCCGTCAAGTCCGGGCTCCAGTTCCCCGTCAGCCGCATCGGGCGCTTCCTCAAGAAGGGCCGCTACGCGCAGCGCGTCGGCTCCGGCGCCCCCGTCTACCTCGCGGCGGTCCTCGAGTACCTCGCCGCCGAGCTGCTGGAGCTGGCGGGCAACGCCGCCAAGGACAACAAGAAGAGCCGCATCACCCCCCGCCACCTGCTGCTCGCCATCAGGAACGACGAGGAGCTCGGCAAGCTGCTCGCCGGCATCACCATCGCGCACGGCGGCGTCATCCCCAACATCAACCCGGTGCTCCTCCCCAAGAAAACCGCCGAGAAGTCGCCCAAGGAGCTCAAGTCGCCCAAGAAGACCGCCAAGTCCCCCAAGAAGGCGTAG